From the genome of Bifidobacterium asteroides, one region includes:
- a CDS encoding murein biosynthesis integral membrane protein MurJ — MSSVGRNSAIMATGTAASRVTGQIRTILLAAAIGTTGIAADAYQTGAMIPQVMFTLISGGIFNAVLVPQIVRTLKERDATDRLNKLITVAMVLLTLLTLLLMLGTPVLTTIYLNSKWNPAQRALANSFTLWCMPQVFFYGLYTVLGQILAAKGRFTAYAWSSVGANVISCLGFLGFIFLFGNARNQPVGFWDNGKVALTAGAWTLGVAFQALVLFIPLIMSGFRYRPRWGLRGIGLRSMGSVAAWSMCVVIINQLANVVNARINNGAPLEGNPFDIAGNGSYQNAYTIFILPYSLVAVSVSTALFPKLSKAVSDGRIGDARNDLSQALRNVGLVMFFFAAVLLAIPVPITRALLPSVSVHESVLISGPLITLSLGLVPTSAFLLIQRTFYAFEDGRHPFIFAAVSNAIQVALVLVSIRLLPPRYWAAMVGLSLSLSSLLSFPVLAHMLRSPFQGNLDERRILITYAKAFLAAGLALAAALTVKTPVTHLVGAWIQGRQGHMSWVQALFICVVITLLTAVIYVVTLVALRTEEFIQLLVDLARRLGRTARHPVRSLDALQERPSRLADRSVRVVHSSSPDSALPGMDAALENFEEAREPDADGESAMAGPPPAPPTPQPVRIVPRNSKVHHGVADYRRRPTSDESSAAMNAHIGDTILGRYTLVTLLRRANGLSAWRAKDRVLDRDCQLFIAGDSTCMDRINVNASSLALSKDRRFTPVYQLHTRDKVSLIVTAPDAGMSLRDYMHGPAGGTLSDRAIGTIIGEATEAMRTLHAAGMVDYAVSTSTIRLAPASITLADAPISPMLEHRSVSTETGLTDEEYAIRELAGVLYAIVTRRPDQDGRQPSLQELPKQTPEEFKIICMRGLGLANEQGAVPVPLVTLAELSALLSPWVPPEELTDSDLIWPELDGRASIESVALRPVDPKNVLPLPEGLTSSALPAVQTVSHHEPHWKTNQLLFPGRSEIEMLNPEDTDTDLFSLFDERQRLRSLNSSSRKTAAMDVSALRATAAKPATMIEEESKAVTGRMPTVKDSQRKSSEALSGNGVTANNPVERGFSQWDFHKSGGGEEDAADSSSQATKATSNPTTPHGDVDPHARRTGAAAAEPLVTGESAARNEHPSSPAASNKTKAPGQANRSLKNHDFDQEEQETTVMEPLPPSFTPEIHSMPVPVAYSVLPDDEQDKDLGDEADMADTHLFGRFTTRSVVIAIAVVIVVVALVWALSTITGSRSRVGKSEGGWPVMSNVPFPGKTNEDEEATPSNNGNGQAQADADAGKVSHADKEAGKVPDPPKPKNTTAYQTSRQLFLNKPAGLQGYGWYMHLTQPEEVSRLTIVAPQSGGHAQVYANSTAAQPNQGQPLADFSFDASGTTQVSLREPVTTQDLVVWVPMDGMPGGRLRFTSVQAF; from the coding sequence ATGAGTTCCGTAGGGCGCAATTCCGCCATCATGGCCACGGGCACCGCGGCCTCCCGCGTGACCGGACAGATCCGCACCATCCTGCTCGCAGCAGCCATAGGCACCACCGGAATCGCGGCCGATGCCTACCAGACCGGCGCCATGATTCCTCAGGTCATGTTCACCCTGATCTCAGGCGGCATCTTCAACGCCGTCCTGGTTCCGCAGATTGTGCGCACCCTCAAGGAGCGGGACGCAACAGACCGGCTGAACAAGCTGATCACGGTCGCCATGGTCCTTCTGACCCTGCTGACCCTGCTGCTGATGCTGGGCACTCCGGTGCTGACCACCATCTATCTGAACTCCAAGTGGAACCCGGCACAGCGGGCCCTGGCCAATTCCTTCACGCTCTGGTGCATGCCCCAGGTCTTCTTCTACGGGCTCTACACGGTCCTGGGTCAGATCCTGGCGGCCAAGGGCAGGTTCACCGCATACGCCTGGAGCTCGGTGGGCGCCAACGTTATCAGCTGCCTGGGCTTCCTGGGCTTCATCTTCCTGTTCGGCAACGCCCGCAATCAGCCGGTCGGCTTCTGGGACAACGGCAAGGTGGCTCTGACCGCCGGGGCCTGGACCCTGGGAGTAGCCTTCCAGGCGCTGGTCCTCTTCATTCCCCTGATCATGAGCGGCTTCCGCTATCGTCCTCGCTGGGGCCTGCGCGGAATCGGCCTGCGATCCATGGGCTCGGTGGCGGCATGGAGCATGTGCGTAGTCATCATCAACCAGCTGGCCAACGTGGTCAATGCCCGCATCAACAACGGCGCCCCCCTGGAGGGCAACCCGTTCGACATCGCCGGCAACGGCTCCTATCAGAACGCCTACACCATCTTCATCCTGCCCTACTCGCTGGTAGCCGTCTCGGTCAGCACGGCCCTCTTCCCCAAGCTGTCCAAGGCGGTTTCCGACGGCCGTATCGGGGATGCCCGCAATGACCTGAGCCAGGCCCTGCGCAATGTGGGACTGGTCATGTTCTTCTTCGCCGCAGTCCTGCTGGCCATCCCAGTGCCCATCACCCGAGCCCTGCTGCCCTCAGTAAGCGTCCACGAGTCTGTCCTTATCTCAGGACCGCTGATAACCCTGTCCCTCGGGCTGGTTCCCACAAGCGCCTTCCTGCTCATTCAGCGCACCTTCTACGCCTTCGAGGACGGCCGGCATCCTTTCATCTTCGCGGCCGTCTCCAACGCCATCCAGGTAGCACTGGTTTTGGTATCCATACGCTTGTTGCCACCCCGTTACTGGGCGGCGATGGTAGGGCTGAGCCTGTCCCTGAGCAGCCTCCTCAGCTTCCCTGTCCTGGCTCACATGCTGCGCAGCCCCTTCCAGGGGAATCTGGACGAGCGGAGGATTCTTATCACCTACGCCAAGGCTTTTCTGGCTGCTGGATTGGCTCTGGCAGCCGCCCTGACGGTCAAGACCCCGGTCACTCATCTGGTCGGCGCCTGGATTCAGGGCCGGCAGGGTCACATGAGCTGGGTGCAGGCGCTCTTCATCTGTGTGGTCATCACCCTGCTGACGGCGGTCATCTATGTCGTGACCCTGGTAGCCCTGCGCACTGAGGAATTCATCCAGCTCTTGGTCGATCTGGCCCGTCGGCTGGGCAGGACAGCCCGGCACCCAGTCCGCAGCCTGGACGCGTTGCAGGAGCGGCCCTCCCGGCTGGCCGACCGCTCGGTCAGGGTGGTGCACTCCTCCTCTCCTGATTCCGCTCTGCCCGGCATGGATGCAGCACTGGAGAACTTCGAGGAGGCCCGTGAGCCCGACGCTGATGGAGAATCCGCGATGGCTGGACCTCCACCAGCTCCCCCGACTCCGCAACCCGTTAGGATTGTACCTAGGAACAGCAAGGTCCACCACGGTGTCGCCGACTACAGGCGGCGCCCCACTTCTGATGAGAGCTCGGCAGCCATGAACGCGCATATCGGAGACACCATCCTCGGCAGATATACCCTGGTCACCCTGCTCCGCCGCGCGAACGGTCTGAGCGCCTGGCGGGCCAAGGACAGGGTCCTGGACAGGGACTGCCAGCTCTTCATCGCCGGGGATTCCACCTGTATGGACCGAATCAACGTCAACGCCTCCAGCCTGGCGCTGAGCAAGGATCGCCGCTTCACCCCGGTCTACCAGCTGCACACTCGTGACAAGGTCTCCCTGATCGTCACCGCCCCCGATGCCGGCATGTCCCTGAGGGATTACATGCATGGACCCGCCGGGGGAACGCTCAGCGACCGGGCCATCGGCACCATCATAGGAGAGGCCACCGAGGCCATGCGTACTCTGCATGCCGCCGGCATGGTCGACTATGCGGTCTCCACGAGCACCATCAGGCTGGCACCCGCCTCGATCACCCTGGCAGATGCACCTATATCGCCCATGCTCGAGCACCGGTCAGTCTCGACTGAGACGGGATTGACAGACGAGGAGTATGCCATACGAGAGCTGGCAGGCGTGCTCTATGCCATAGTGACGCGCCGACCCGACCAGGACGGACGGCAGCCCAGTCTGCAGGAGCTGCCCAAACAGACCCCGGAAGAGTTCAAAATCATCTGTATGCGTGGACTGGGCCTGGCGAACGAGCAGGGAGCCGTGCCGGTTCCACTGGTCACCCTGGCGGAGCTCTCGGCCCTGCTCAGCCCCTGGGTTCCGCCTGAGGAGCTGACCGACAGCGATCTGATCTGGCCCGAGCTGGACGGCCGTGCCTCCATCGAGTCCGTCGCCCTGCGCCCCGTGGACCCCAAGAACGTACTCCCGCTTCCCGAGGGGCTGACCTCTTCGGCCCTGCCTGCCGTGCAGACCGTATCCCACCATGAGCCGCACTGGAAGACCAACCAACTGCTCTTCCCCGGCCGCAGCGAGATCGAAATGCTCAATCCGGAAGATACGGATACCGACCTTTTCTCGCTCTTTGACGAGCGCCAGCGACTGCGTTCGCTGAACAGCTCCTCCCGCAAGACCGCGGCCATGGATGTGAGCGCACTCAGGGCGACAGCGGCCAAGCCCGCAACCATGATCGAGGAAGAGTCCAAGGCTGTGACCGGACGGATGCCGACCGTCAAAGACAGTCAGCGTAAATCGTCCGAGGCTCTCAGCGGCAACGGCGTGACTGCCAACAATCCCGTGGAGCGAGGCTTCTCCCAGTGGGACTTCCACAAGTCCGGCGGTGGGGAGGAGGATGCGGCGGACAGCAGCAGTCAGGCCACCAAGGCAACCTCCAACCCGACCACTCCACATGGCGACGTCGATCCGCATGCGCGCCGTACAGGAGCTGCGGCCGCTGAACCTCTTGTCACAGGAGAATCTGCAGCCCGGAATGAACACCCCTCTTCCCCGGCTGCTTCTAACAAGACCAAGGCACCTGGCCAAGCGAACCGGTCCCTAAAGAACCATGATTTCGATCAGGAGGAGCAGGAAACTACAGTCATGGAGCCGCTGCCCCCCAGCTTCACACCTGAAATCCACTCCATGCCCGTGCCGGTGGCTTACTCGGTACTTCCCGACGATGAACAGGATAAGGATCTGGGCGATGAGGCCGATATGGCTGACACCCATCTGTTCGGCCGCTTCACAACTCGCTCAGTGGTCATCGCCATAGCGGTTGTAATCGTTGTGGTGGCCCTGGTCTGGGCCCTCTCGACCATTACCGGATCCCGATCCAGGGTCGGCAAAAGTGAGGGCGGCTGGCCGGTCATGTCCAACGTGCCCTTCCCAGGCAAGACCAATGAGGACGAGGAAGCAACTCCCTCAAACAATGGCAACGGTCAGGCTCAGGCCGATGCCGATGCCGGCAAGGTCAGCCACGCTGACAAGGAGGCCGGTAAGGTCCCCGATCCGCCCAAGCCCAAGAACACCACGGCCTATCAGACCAGTCGCCAGCTCTTCCTTAACAAGCCTGCCGGTCTGCAGGGCTATGGATGGTATATGCACCTGACCCAGCCGGAAGAGGTCTCTCGCCTGACTATCGTCGCGCCTCAGAGCGGTGGCCATGCCCAGGTCTATGCGAATTCCACGGCGGCTCAACCCAACCAGGGACAGCCGCTAGCCGACTTCAGCTTCGATGCCTCGGGAACCACCCAGGTCTCCTTGCGCGAGCCGGTGACGACTCAGGACCTGGTTGTCTGGGTACCCATGGATGGTATGCCGGGAGGCAGGCTGCGCTTCACTTCTGTTCAGGCCTTCTGA